Proteins encoded within one genomic window of Triticum aestivum cultivar Chinese Spring chromosome 2D, IWGSC CS RefSeq v2.1, whole genome shotgun sequence:
- the LOC123053609 gene encoding uncharacterized protein produces the protein MVSWGDGEESSEDHSNATSEGLKTLYDLDWEGLADGAAPPRCKCGAIAAKFVDWEGYETGRKFLGCAGQFGERCDYVKWVDGDWPSSLQKAIGKLWEMYGEAKQGRVSDALYCMEEKFKFRDEITKPHHDLKIVQEEANKTVNEKQITLALKAKAEQALIDARAELEEKKKLDVAASNMHKVLRIKAEKDRDKIKEEKRKLELMIADLVKQKEGTRAKLRKIKELCDE, from the exons ATGGTATCATGGGGAGACGGTGAGGAATCGTCTGAGGACCACAGCAATGCTACTAGCGAG GGCTTAAAGACACTTTACGACTTAGATTGGGAAGGGTTAGCTGATGGAGCAGCACCTCCACGTTGTAAATGTGGAGCCATTGCCGCAAAGTTTGTTGATTGGGAAGGATATGAGACAGGAAGGAAATTTTTGGGATGTGCAGGGCAG TTTGGGGAAAGATGTGATTATGTTAAATGGGTAGATGGAGATTGGCCATCATCACTGCAGAAAGCTATTGGAAAATTATGGGAGATGTATGGAGAAGCCAAACAAGGAAGAGTTAGTGATGCTCTGTACTGTATGGAGGAAAAGTTCAAGTTTAGGGATGAAATAACCAAGCCCCACCATGATCTGAAGATTGTCCAAGAAGAAGCGAACAAGACTGTGAATGAGAAGCAGATCACACTTGCTCTGAAGGCAAAGGCTGAACAAGCACTCATTGATGCAAGGGCAGAACTGGAGGAGAAGAAAAAGCTGGATGTTGCAGCTAGTAACATGCATAAGGTGTTGAGGATCAAGGCAGAGAAGGACAGGGATAAAATCAAGGAAGAGAAGAGAAAATTGGAGTTAATGATTGCAGATTTGGTCAAGCAGAAAGAAGGTACCAGGGCAAAGCTGAGGAAGATTAAAGAATTATGTGATGAGTAG